The following coding sequences are from one Triticum aestivum cultivar Chinese Spring chromosome 5A, IWGSC CS RefSeq v2.1, whole genome shotgun sequence window:
- the LOC123103180 gene encoding uncharacterized protein has translation MEKMSSSVQSWADQHKLATVGAMWTTAVGASVACGRRRGKAAGFTVAAALGGAALAHQYYAAKRREEEARCFELDFYSQLPAATGEDGQENERWSY, from the exons ATGGAGAAGATGAGCTCGTCGGTGCAGTCCTGGGCGGACCAGCACAAGCTCGCCACCGTCG GGGCGATGTGGACGACGGCGGTTGGCGCCTCGGTGGCGTGCGGCCGGCggcggggcaaggcggcggggttcACGGTCGCTGCCGCACTCGGCGGAGCGGCGCTGGCGCACCAGTACTACGCAGCCaaacggagggaggaggaggcgaggtGCTTCGAGCTGGACTTCTACTCGCAGCTGCCGGCGGCCACCGGCGAGGACGGCCAGGAGAACGAGCGGTGGAGCTACTAG
- the LOC123103183 gene encoding uncharacterized protein, which produces MGYEEGAFSWASTGQTSSSSKHVCLPSFAMCSCNNSRLCVCGTSQINTTQIMFMVSKNADDYTRSKPCCGAASVAPLLPKGKVKEGACVLLLQLAARIAVSNLHKNAKKSFSETIKDMYLHYNERSGLLLCGFQT; this is translated from the exons ATGGGATATGAAGAAGGGGCGTTCAG CTGGGCCTCAACCGGCCAGACATCGAGCTCCAGCAAGCACGTGTGCCTACCCTCCTTTGCCATGTGTTCCTGCAACAACAGcagattgtgtgtgtgtggtacCAGCCAGATAAATACTACACAAATCATGTTCATG GTATCTAAGAATGCTGATGATTACACTCGGAGCAAGCCTTGTTGCGGCGCTGCAagtgttgcccccctcctccccaagGGCAAGGTGAAGGAAGGTGCCTGTGTGCTTCTTCTGCAGCTCGCAGCGAGGATTGCTGTGTCCAACCTGCACAAGAATGCCAAGAAGTCTTTCTCGGAGAC GATTAAGGACATGTACCTGCACTACAACGAGAGATCTGGGCTGCTTCTTTGTGGCTTCCAAACTTGA
- the LOC123103184 gene encoding PLASTID TRANSCRIPTIONALLY ACTIVE protein 6, chloroplastic, which yields MATTPLATASPYPFPSLLSKTLNPTSTFKLSPAHSLSLSLLTTPAPLLLPHRQGRRQRDISAAYGDGDMDDDFGDAGDFDLDGDDGVGDDDDLDNEQDYDVDYDRLLAPVKPRPQLSGVGSRGEEGEGDIAMVAAESFVSTGASASDTVVDYTVDEDEFHKIRLLHCDFFIRKVPDPDQDVYDFREMYVTPPDTDIYSIPRVLAPMPQKYVRCAKKNFGRYHVSEPPVEHLRDPLYKTEREIMKVFLTKHYRNRRFSDTDFFLDFEEIYVIDSKTRSITRAKVVVNVPEGKKRDRRNDLLLIRDGGESFRITDKSQRDDATTIIQREEWTKSRQDVEKHFRKLRDFDYSNWF from the exons ATGGCGACCACTCCGCTCGCGACTGCCTCTCCCTATCCATTCCCCTCTCTGCTCTCCAAAACCCTAAACCCCACCTCCACCTTCAAGCTCTCTCCTGCTcactccctctcactctccctcctcaccaccccagcgcccctcctcctcccccacaGGCAGGGCCGGCGGCAGCGTGACATCTCGGCGGCGTACGGTGACGGCGACATGGACGACGACTTCGGCGATGCGGGCGACTTTGACCTCGACGGAGACGACGGTGTGGGGGACGACGACGACCTCGACAACGAGCAGGACTACGACGTCGACTACGACCGCCTCCTCGCCCCCGTCAAGCCTCGGCCGCAGCTCTCCGGGGTTGGCAGCCGAGGCGAGGAAGGGGAGGGGGACATCGCCATGGTCGCGGCTGAGAGCTTCGTGTCCACTGGGGCGTCCGCCTCCGACACCGTCGTCGACTACACCGTCGACGAAGATGAGTTCCACAAGATTCGCCTGCTTCACTGCGACTTCTTCATCCGCAAGGTGCCCGACCCTGACCAAGACGTCTACGACTTCCGAGAG ATGTATGTCACACCGCCTGACACCGACATCTACTCCATTCCAAGGGTTCTTGCCCCGATGCCACAAAAG TATGTGAGGTGCGCGAAGAAAAACTTTGGCCGCTACCATGTAAGTGAGCCACCGGTTGAGCATCTGCGTGATCCCCTGTACAAGACAGAGAGGGAGATTATGAAG GTTTTCTTAACAAAACACTACAGAAACAGGCGGTTCAGCGATACAGATTTTTTCCTTGATTTTGAGGAGATTTATGTCATTGACTCAAAAACAAGGTCAATCACAAGAGCGAAAGTAGTG GTGAACGTCCCTGAAGGAAAAAAGAGAGATAGGAGAAATGACCTGCTACTCATACGGGATGGAGGCGAGTCTTTCAGAATAACTGACAAG TCGCAAAGAGACGACGCCACCACTATCATCCAGAGAGAAGAGTGGACGAAATCGAGACAGGATGTGGAGAAGCATTTCCGGAAGCTCAGAGATTTTGACTACTCGAATTGGTTCTGA